The following proteins come from a genomic window of Corallococcus sp. NCRR:
- a CDS encoding MBL fold metallo-hydrolase produces the protein MLDRPMYLKPDVAIEPLFNQWYVWWYLISPATAPLFVSRLHLKLMQSFVANPDVHVAALQNPALMGGPFINHPVSRVNEVKALLDRTTREQADMLAYTKAVSDLEQLLASSKGESLEPLYAKVPDMLRGFVELHYDLAHRANARIMEPLLYRSSLYKESAQSISLMRVAGDARKYVFSTPRLEGDSPLWLQVPYRHEGIDALFRMRHTPGSPGQVAEMLGVPSSAAEAFADLFTETAPRKPEPYTGPGVRVRYFGHACVLMETREVSVLTDPVISYEFPTEQRRFTHADLPEKIDYVLITHGHADHLMMETLLQLRHRIGTIVVPRSNAYSLADPSLRLVLEKTGFKNVIEIDDLQEIQIPGGSLMGIPFIGEHSDLAVQAKTAHLVRLAGRSLLMAADSNALEPRMYQHLSQLVGPLDALYLGMECEGGPMSWMYGPLLSQPLPRKMDQSRRLNGSDSARATEILNHLNPKEVFIYAMGQEPWLRHVMVLQYDETAPQMIESNKFIEVCKGRGIPAARPFLSLERVLE, from the coding sequence ATGCTCGACCGCCCGATGTACCTGAAGCCCGATGTCGCCATCGAGCCGCTGTTCAACCAGTGGTACGTCTGGTGGTACCTCATCTCCCCCGCCACGGCGCCGCTGTTCGTCTCCCGCCTGCACCTGAAGCTGATGCAGTCGTTCGTCGCGAACCCGGACGTGCACGTGGCCGCGCTGCAGAACCCGGCGCTGATGGGCGGCCCCTTCATCAACCACCCCGTGTCGCGCGTGAACGAGGTGAAGGCGCTGCTCGACCGCACCACCCGCGAGCAGGCGGACATGCTGGCCTACACCAAGGCCGTGTCGGACCTGGAGCAGCTCCTGGCCAGCTCCAAGGGCGAGTCCCTGGAGCCGCTCTACGCCAAGGTGCCGGACATGCTCCGCGGCTTCGTGGAGCTGCACTACGACCTGGCCCATCGCGCTAACGCCCGCATCATGGAGCCGCTGCTCTACCGCAGCAGCCTCTACAAGGAATCCGCGCAGAGCATCTCGCTGATGCGCGTGGCCGGTGACGCGCGCAAGTACGTCTTCAGCACCCCGCGCCTGGAGGGCGACTCGCCCCTGTGGCTCCAGGTGCCCTACCGGCACGAGGGCATCGACGCCCTCTTCCGCATGCGCCACACGCCGGGCAGCCCCGGGCAGGTGGCGGAGATGCTGGGCGTGCCGTCCTCCGCCGCGGAGGCCTTCGCGGACCTCTTCACGGAGACCGCCCCGCGCAAGCCCGAGCCGTACACCGGCCCCGGCGTGCGCGTGCGCTACTTCGGCCACGCGTGCGTGCTGATGGAGACCCGCGAGGTGTCCGTCCTCACCGACCCCGTCATCAGCTACGAGTTCCCCACGGAGCAGCGGCGCTTCACCCACGCGGACCTGCCGGAGAAGATCGACTACGTCCTCATCACCCACGGCCACGCGGACCACCTGATGATGGAGACGCTGCTCCAGCTGCGTCACCGCATCGGGACCATCGTCGTGCCGCGCTCGAACGCGTACTCGCTGGCGGACCCCTCGCTGCGCCTGGTGCTGGAGAAGACGGGCTTCAAGAACGTCATCGAGATCGACGACCTGCAGGAGATTCAAATCCCCGGCGGGTCGCTGATGGGCATCCCCTTCATCGGCGAGCACAGCGACCTGGCGGTGCAGGCGAAGACGGCGCACCTGGTGCGGCTGGCCGGCCGCTCGCTGCTGATGGCCGCGGACTCCAACGCGCTGGAGCCGCGCATGTACCAGCACCTGTCGCAGCTGGTGGGCCCGCTGGACGCGCTCTACCTGGGCATGGAGTGCGAGGGCGGCCCGATGAGCTGGATGTACGGCCCGCTGCTCAGCCAGCCCCTGCCGCGCAAGATGGACCAGTCGCGGCGGCTCAACGGCTCCGACAGCGCCCGCGCCACGGAGATCCTCAACCACCTGAACCCCAAGGAGGTCTTCATCTACGCCATGGGCCAGGAGCCGTGGCTGCGCCACGTGATGGTGCTCCAGTACGACGAGACCGCGCCCCAGATGATCGAATCCAACAAGTTCATCGAGGTCTGCAAGGGCCGCGGCATCCCCGCCGCCCGGCCCTTCCTGAGCCTGGAGCGCGTCCTGGAGTAA
- a CDS encoding DUF3592 domain-containing protein has protein sequence MWLRNLLTILVWGGLFFGVLLGIGAWMIHGSTQVFLARPTVPGRVLEMSVEMGYSKSRYWRVKTRYAYEVEGQSYVGETLSNETPRELLLWNPQPSPALTRYVERYPVGSTVTVRYSPKDPRRSLLEVNPDAARGPALAAGVALLVAVLGLVGHRFVR, from the coding sequence ATGTGGCTGCGCAACCTCCTGACGATCCTCGTGTGGGGCGGCCTGTTCTTCGGCGTGCTCCTGGGCATTGGCGCCTGGATGATCCACGGCTCGACGCAGGTCTTCCTGGCCCGGCCGACGGTGCCAGGGCGCGTGCTCGAGATGTCCGTGGAGATGGGGTACTCGAAGAGCCGCTACTGGCGCGTGAAGACGCGTTACGCCTACGAGGTGGAGGGCCAGTCGTACGTCGGGGAGACGCTCTCCAACGAGACGCCGAGGGAGCTGCTGCTCTGGAACCCCCAGCCGAGTCCGGCGCTGACGCGGTACGTGGAGCGCTACCCGGTGGGCTCCACGGTGACCGTGCGCTACAGCCCGAAGGATCCGCGGCGCAGCCTGCTGGAGGTGAATCCAGACGCCGCGCGGGGCCCCGCGCTGGCGGCGGGGGTGGCGTTGCTGGTCGCGGTGCTGGGCCTGGTGGGCCACCGGTTCGTGCGGTAG
- a CDS encoding S53 family peptidase, translating to MARIPLAQSARVSPASLHPPLRSRSATGTVELTLLLRHGAPLPTVEELCANPPRRPLTHDEFEAKYGTDPKHLAAVRRFAKSHGLTITSERRDLGSVVLKGSTAAVRKAFAVDLRRFTHGKTSYLTHTKPVTLPSALQGVAEWVLGLDTRPLVTHNAAALPISREQARQAGLRTYTAPQVANLYRYPRNQGEGQCVGIIELAGGYKQSDLDAYLKSVGVERTAPVVNVGPNKAGFLNTASNTEVTMDVELVASVCPAARVVVYNAGSKDYSLRDYYRVLAEAISDRENLPSVLTTSWSFYEGSLIQQGEELAFERLFIKAALLGITVCAASGDLGSQVPVNARSPTGAITLAATSYPAASALVLGCGGTTLEAVGDVLHHERVWNRLGEAMSMGPSSTAAGASSGGVSTMNALPLYQQGMGVPDLVKSSWKNGVFEVSRSTGRGVPDVAANADLHTGYQIVFKGQQGVAAGTSAAAPMWAALIVRLNEALGERVGFLHPRLYALVTEGQPVVRRITLGGNGAYFASEATLWNACTGLGTPDGEALLTGLRRLQRRKH from the coding sequence ATGGCCCGCATCCCCCTGGCGCAGAGCGCGCGTGTGTCCCCGGCGTCCCTCCACCCCCCGCTCCGGAGCCGCTCGGCCACCGGAACGGTGGAGCTCACCCTGCTCTTGCGTCACGGAGCGCCGCTGCCCACGGTGGAGGAGCTGTGCGCGAACCCGCCGCGCCGCCCGCTCACCCACGACGAGTTCGAGGCGAAGTACGGCACGGACCCGAAGCACCTGGCCGCCGTGCGGCGCTTCGCGAAGAGCCATGGCCTCACCATCACCTCGGAGCGGCGCGACCTGGGCTCCGTCGTGCTCAAAGGCTCCACGGCCGCGGTGCGCAAGGCCTTCGCGGTGGACCTGCGGCGCTTCACCCACGGGAAGACCTCCTACCTGACGCACACCAAGCCGGTGACCCTGCCGAGCGCGCTGCAAGGCGTGGCGGAGTGGGTCCTGGGCCTGGACACGCGGCCGCTCGTCACCCACAACGCGGCGGCCCTGCCCATCTCCCGGGAGCAGGCGCGGCAGGCCGGGCTGCGCACGTACACGGCGCCCCAGGTGGCCAACCTGTACCGCTACCCCCGCAACCAGGGGGAAGGCCAGTGCGTGGGCATCATCGAGCTGGCGGGCGGCTACAAGCAGTCGGACCTGGATGCGTACCTGAAGTCCGTGGGGGTGGAGCGCACGGCGCCGGTGGTGAACGTGGGGCCGAACAAGGCCGGGTTCCTCAACACCGCCTCCAACACGGAGGTCACCATGGACGTGGAGCTGGTGGCCTCCGTGTGTCCGGCCGCGCGCGTCGTCGTCTACAACGCGGGGTCGAAGGACTACTCGCTGCGCGACTACTACCGCGTCCTGGCGGAGGCCATCAGCGACCGGGAGAACCTGCCGTCGGTGCTGACCACCAGCTGGTCCTTCTACGAAGGGTCGCTCATCCAGCAGGGCGAGGAGCTGGCCTTCGAGCGGCTCTTCATCAAGGCGGCGCTCCTGGGCATCACCGTGTGCGCCGCGTCCGGTGACCTGGGCTCGCAGGTGCCGGTGAATGCCCGCTCGCCCACGGGTGCCATCACCCTGGCCGCGACGAGCTACCCCGCGGCGAGCGCGCTGGTGCTGGGCTGCGGCGGCACCACGCTGGAGGCGGTGGGGGATGTCCTCCACCACGAGCGCGTGTGGAACCGCCTGGGCGAGGCGATGTCCATGGGCCCCAGCTCCACGGCCGCGGGCGCGAGCAGCGGCGGCGTCAGCACCATGAACGCGCTGCCGCTGTACCAGCAGGGCATGGGCGTGCCGGACCTGGTGAAGTCGTCGTGGAAGAACGGCGTGTTCGAGGTCTCGCGTAGCACCGGCCGGGGCGTGCCGGACGTCGCGGCGAACGCGGACCTGCACACCGGCTATCAAATCGTCTTCAAGGGCCAGCAGGGCGTGGCCGCGGGCACGAGCGCCGCGGCGCCCATGTGGGCCGCGCTCATCGTCCGCCTCAACGAAGCGCTGGGGGAGCGCGTGGGCTTCCTCCACCCCCGGCTGTACGCGCTCGTCACCGAGGGACAGCCCGTGGTCCGCCGCATCACCCTCGGCGGCAACGGCGCGTACTTCGCCAGCGAAGCGACGCTGTGGAACGCGTGCACGGGCCTGGGCACGCCGGACGGCGAGGCGCTGCTCACGGGCCTGCGCAGGCTCCAGCGGCGCAAGCACTGA
- a CDS encoding TOMM precursor leader peptide-binding protein, with protein MDRVLRIKPHLRAEVLDARRVFLVGERAQFLLEGELHASIVPLLDGERTVANVIAALAGRASAPEVLYALSLLEERGHVEEAHDVFDASVAGFWESLGVGAATAAGRLLDVSVSVHAVDGEDGEGLAEALSDTGLDVRDDADRRVLLVDDYLSPEALALAREARSAGAAFLPLKVSGTACHAGPVVGPERACWTCLTSRMQDNRPIEKYLARKGIPPRAIRPPRTGLPTTAKAGLSLAATLAARWVVDGPGGPAQTRLWTLDFATWKLESHTVVRRPQCPDCGDPHWMEARAKKPLELASRTKRFTDDGGHRILTPEQTWERHRHLISPVTGVVSDLRAVPGDAPLGHIQSAVFRVCPWTDAPASDDFHRVASGKGRTEAQARAGALCEALERYSAVFQGDEPRVHATASELGAQAVHPDALQHFSAAQFQSRSEGEGRRDMRTAVPRPYADQPMDWSPAWSLTHGVHKYVPTAFAYLFAPTPQLEDGPFCFFNSNGNAAGNCVEEAILQGFLELVERDAVALWWYNRLRRPRLDLRSFDEPWFASVSEHYQSLGLTLSVIDLTHDLGIPVFAALVWSPERGRAWAGCGCHFDAKLAVQRALTEVAQCYDPKDVSPSPWDARAHGDVSWLFPNDLVPARVRADFPRVWHHDLRDDVRECVARAASVGLETLVVEQSRPDVGVAVVKVIVPGLRHFWPRLGPGRLYDVPVRMGWLKAPKTEAQLNPVPFYF; from the coding sequence ATGGACCGAGTCCTCCGCATCAAGCCCCACCTGCGCGCCGAGGTGCTCGACGCGCGGCGCGTGTTCCTCGTTGGAGAGCGCGCCCAGTTCCTGCTGGAGGGGGAGCTGCACGCGAGCATCGTGCCCCTGCTGGATGGCGAGCGCACCGTGGCCAACGTCATCGCCGCGCTGGCGGGGCGGGCCTCCGCGCCGGAAGTGCTCTACGCGCTGTCGCTCCTGGAGGAGCGCGGGCACGTGGAGGAGGCGCACGACGTCTTCGACGCCAGCGTCGCCGGCTTCTGGGAGTCGCTGGGCGTGGGCGCGGCCACCGCGGCCGGTCGGCTGTTGGACGTGTCCGTGTCCGTGCACGCGGTGGACGGCGAGGACGGCGAGGGGCTGGCGGAGGCGCTGAGCGACACCGGCCTGGACGTGCGCGACGACGCCGACCGCCGGGTGCTGCTGGTGGACGACTACCTGTCGCCCGAAGCGCTCGCGCTGGCCCGGGAGGCCCGGAGCGCGGGCGCCGCGTTCCTCCCGCTGAAGGTGTCCGGCACCGCGTGCCACGCGGGCCCGGTCGTGGGCCCCGAGCGCGCCTGCTGGACGTGCCTCACGTCGCGGATGCAGGACAACCGCCCCATCGAGAAGTACCTCGCGCGCAAGGGCATCCCGCCGCGCGCCATCCGCCCGCCGCGCACGGGCCTGCCCACCACCGCGAAGGCGGGGCTGTCCCTCGCGGCGACGCTCGCGGCCCGCTGGGTGGTGGACGGCCCTGGCGGCCCGGCACAGACGCGGCTGTGGACGCTGGACTTCGCCACCTGGAAGCTGGAGTCGCACACCGTGGTGCGGCGTCCGCAGTGCCCGGACTGCGGCGACCCCCACTGGATGGAGGCGCGCGCGAAGAAGCCCCTGGAACTGGCCTCGCGCACCAAGCGCTTCACCGACGACGGCGGCCACCGCATCCTCACGCCGGAGCAGACCTGGGAGCGCCACCGTCACCTCATCAGCCCGGTGACGGGCGTGGTGAGCGACCTGCGCGCGGTGCCGGGCGACGCACCGCTGGGCCACATCCAGTCCGCCGTCTTCCGCGTGTGCCCGTGGACGGACGCGCCGGCCTCCGACGACTTCCACCGCGTGGCCAGCGGCAAGGGCCGCACGGAGGCCCAGGCCCGCGCGGGCGCGCTGTGTGAAGCGCTGGAGCGCTACAGCGCGGTGTTCCAGGGCGACGAGCCCCGCGTCCACGCCACCGCGTCCGAACTGGGCGCGCAGGCCGTGCACCCGGACGCGCTCCAGCACTTCAGCGCCGCGCAGTTCCAGTCCCGGTCCGAAGGCGAGGGCCGCCGCGACATGCGCACCGCGGTGCCCCGTCCGTACGCGGATCAACCCATGGACTGGAGCCCCGCGTGGTCGCTCACGCACGGGGTCCACAAGTACGTGCCCACGGCGTTCGCGTACCTCTTCGCGCCCACGCCCCAGCTCGAGGACGGGCCGTTCTGCTTCTTCAACTCCAACGGGAACGCGGCGGGCAACTGCGTGGAGGAGGCCATCCTCCAGGGGTTCCTGGAGCTGGTGGAGCGCGATGCGGTGGCGCTCTGGTGGTACAACCGCCTGCGCCGTCCGCGCCTGGACCTGCGCTCCTTCGACGAGCCGTGGTTCGCGTCCGTGAGCGAGCACTACCAGTCGCTCGGCCTCACGTTGTCGGTGATCGATCTCACGCACGACCTGGGCATCCCGGTGTTCGCCGCGCTCGTGTGGTCGCCGGAGCGCGGGCGGGCCTGGGCCGGGTGCGGCTGCCACTTCGACGCGAAGCTCGCCGTGCAGCGCGCGCTCACGGAGGTGGCCCAGTGCTACGACCCGAAGGACGTGTCACCGTCGCCCTGGGACGCCCGCGCGCACGGCGACGTCAGCTGGCTCTTCCCCAACGACCTGGTGCCCGCGCGCGTCCGCGCCGACTTCCCGCGCGTGTGGCACCACGACCTGCGGGACGACGTGCGCGAGTGCGTGGCCCGGGCCGCGAGCGTGGGCCTGGAGACGCTGGTGGTGGAGCAATCACGGCCCGACGTGGGCGTAGCCGTGGTGAAGGTCATCGTCCCGGGGCTGCGCCACTTCTGGCCCCGGCTGGGCCCCGGCCGGCTGTATGACGTCCCCGTGCGGATGGGGTGGTTGAAGGCCCCGAAGACCGAAGCGCAGCTCAACCCCGTGCCCTTCTACTTCTGA
- a CDS encoding radical SAM protein, protein MAPLPEPKPRILLVQCGPDRRHVDRETEDFDPERGLVKRATMTPLACATLAALTPDAFTVDIWDEELHGQLRADTELPDYDIVGVSVMYSALTYQARFLGGHFRDRGATVVAGGPAISAAPEDYRGFFDALFVNEAERTWPRFLADWLGGEYAPEYRQLDKPSLSESPLPRWDAIAADLPRYAWGSVQTTRGCPFDCSFCDVIYLYGRKQRHKPVERVLDEVRAHAALGAEGVFFADDEFIGDAAYAKEVLAGLVPLNRALPRPLRFFTQVTMNLSRDAGLLEGMADANFYTVVLGIESFDTAALKEAQKHQNVRADLVGDLLRIQAHGIGPRGSFIVGFDHDTPAVFDSLHANIQRTHLPWVVVAPLQAPRGTKLWTRLRAEGRLATPRKTHAKDRGAIVLNVMPLGMTRPQLLEGFRDLVERLSTWDAACERIRGFIAGIQRPPHVEEPHWPEAATDRFLREATTAWALTPSERHAMGDTLAEVRRTAPAMLPRAVFFLARNQNERRRHERLFTDFDAVLAAERQGDLVPDTQPVYVPPGFATAMRDVFPDLFVRLSRDLPDRRDVPEASRDVLVDFVARWGEGFQALQPQHHEFLRELCDREVAARGGHPGTLEVSEEQALRSQARRTGLLEALLKDVRDELASWGP, encoded by the coding sequence ATGGCGCCGCTTCCTGAACCCAAGCCCCGCATCCTGCTCGTCCAGTGTGGCCCCGACCGGCGCCACGTGGACCGGGAGACGGAGGACTTCGACCCGGAGCGCGGCCTGGTGAAGCGCGCGACGATGACGCCGCTGGCCTGCGCGACGCTCGCGGCGCTCACGCCGGACGCCTTCACCGTGGACATCTGGGACGAGGAGCTGCACGGCCAGCTGCGCGCGGACACGGAGCTGCCGGACTACGACATCGTCGGCGTGTCGGTGATGTACTCCGCCCTCACCTACCAGGCGCGCTTCCTGGGCGGGCACTTCCGCGACCGGGGCGCCACCGTGGTCGCGGGCGGCCCCGCCATCTCCGCCGCGCCGGAGGACTACCGGGGCTTCTTCGACGCCCTCTTCGTCAACGAGGCGGAGCGCACCTGGCCGCGCTTCCTCGCGGACTGGCTCGGGGGCGAGTACGCGCCCGAGTACCGCCAGCTCGACAAGCCTTCGCTGAGCGAGAGCCCCCTGCCCCGCTGGGACGCCATCGCGGCGGACCTCCCGCGCTACGCGTGGGGCTCCGTGCAGACCACGCGCGGCTGTCCGTTCGACTGCTCCTTCTGCGACGTCATCTACCTGTACGGCCGCAAGCAGCGGCACAAGCCGGTGGAGCGCGTGCTGGACGAGGTGCGCGCCCACGCGGCGCTCGGCGCCGAAGGCGTCTTCTTCGCGGACGACGAGTTCATTGGAGACGCGGCGTACGCGAAGGAGGTGCTCGCGGGGCTCGTTCCCCTCAACCGCGCCCTGCCCCGCCCGCTGCGCTTCTTCACCCAGGTGACGATGAACCTGAGCCGCGACGCTGGGCTGTTGGAGGGCATGGCGGACGCGAACTTCTACACCGTCGTCCTGGGCATCGAGTCCTTCGACACCGCCGCGCTCAAGGAAGCGCAGAAGCACCAGAACGTGCGCGCGGACCTGGTGGGCGACCTCTTGCGCATCCAGGCGCACGGCATCGGGCCCCGGGGCAGCTTCATCGTCGGGTTCGACCACGACACGCCAGCGGTCTTCGACTCGCTACACGCGAACATCCAGCGCACGCACCTGCCCTGGGTGGTGGTGGCGCCCCTCCAGGCCCCACGCGGCACGAAGCTGTGGACGCGGCTGCGCGCGGAAGGCCGGCTCGCCACGCCCCGGAAGACGCACGCGAAGGACCGGGGCGCCATCGTGCTCAACGTGATGCCCCTGGGCATGACGCGGCCCCAGCTGCTCGAAGGCTTCCGGGACCTGGTGGAGCGGCTGTCCACCTGGGACGCCGCCTGCGAGCGCATCCGGGGCTTCATCGCCGGCATCCAGCGCCCGCCCCACGTGGAGGAGCCTCACTGGCCGGAGGCCGCCACCGACCGCTTCCTGCGCGAGGCCACCACCGCCTGGGCCCTGACACCCTCCGAGCGCCATGCCATGGGAGACACGCTCGCGGAGGTGCGCCGCACCGCCCCAGCGATGCTGCCACGCGCGGTGTTCTTCCTCGCGCGCAACCAGAACGAGCGCCGCCGCCACGAGCGCCTCTTCACGGACTTCGACGCGGTGCTGGCCGCCGAGCGCCAGGGCGACCTCGTCCCGGACACGCAGCCCGTCTACGTGCCGCCGGGCTTCGCCACCGCGATGCGCGACGTGTTCCCGGACCTCTTCGTGCGCCTGAGCCGCGACCTGCCGGACCGCCGTGACGTGCCGGAGGCCTCCCGCGACGTGCTGGTGGACTTCGTCGCCCGCTGGGGCGAAGGCTTCCAGGCGCTCCAGCCGCAGCACCACGAATTCCTGCGCGAGCTGTGCGACCGGGAGGTGGCGGCGCGCGGTGGCCATCCGGGCACGCTGGAGGTCTCCGAGGAGCAGGCGCTGCGCTCCCAGGCGCGCCGCACCGGCCTGCTGGAAGCACTGCTCAAGGACGTGCGCGACGAGCTCGCGAGCTGGGGACCCTGA
- a CDS encoding amidohydrolase family protein, whose protein sequence is MRDGLHIFDADRHVLEPLSLWAEQLEPGLRRHAPRPGRLPDETLEERLERLGPRGLLPVLPLPEVDGKPLWNHMPEKAWLEFSARSYAQLGRNEMLQRPDVYLAQMDRDGVDMAALFPTYALLLEGFSPLEPRVATAFASVYNTWLHGFCAHQPERLRGVGLISRHQPEAMVAEARRVAGFGWRAVMVRPNPIGGRLLSDAAYEPFWSECEKLSLAVVLHGSGHVYVPSAGADRFDTRFANHVCAHPMELMMGLLALLQGGVLERHPALRIGAMEAGCGWLPYWAWRLDEEYRAVGAEVSATIRQLPSSYLRQHCFVSMEPDEPYVSDVVRHLPEDRLVFGTDFPHLDHGEDVLGAMLSLRDVMTESRLRKVLWENPTRFYGVEP, encoded by the coding sequence ATGCGCGACGGCCTTCACATCTTCGACGCGGACCGGCACGTCCTGGAGCCGCTGAGCCTGTGGGCGGAGCAGCTGGAGCCCGGCCTGCGCCGGCACGCGCCCCGCCCGGGACGACTTCCGGACGAGACGCTGGAGGAGCGCCTCGAGCGGCTGGGCCCCCGGGGCCTCCTGCCCGTGCTGCCCCTGCCGGAAGTGGACGGCAAGCCGCTGTGGAACCACATGCCGGAGAAGGCCTGGCTGGAGTTCTCCGCGCGCTCCTACGCCCAGCTCGGGCGCAATGAAATGCTGCAGAGGCCGGACGTGTACCTGGCCCAGATGGATCGCGACGGCGTGGACATGGCGGCCCTGTTCCCCACCTACGCGCTGCTGCTGGAGGGCTTCTCCCCCCTGGAGCCCCGCGTCGCGACGGCCTTCGCGTCCGTCTACAACACCTGGCTGCACGGCTTCTGCGCGCACCAGCCGGAGCGCCTGCGCGGCGTGGGGCTCATCAGCCGTCACCAGCCGGAGGCCATGGTCGCGGAGGCGCGCCGGGTCGCGGGCTTCGGCTGGCGCGCCGTGATGGTGCGCCCCAACCCCATTGGCGGCCGGCTGCTGTCGGACGCCGCCTACGAGCCCTTCTGGTCCGAGTGCGAGAAGCTCTCACTCGCGGTGGTGCTCCACGGCAGCGGCCACGTCTACGTGCCCTCCGCGGGCGCGGACCGCTTCGACACCCGCTTCGCCAACCACGTCTGCGCCCACCCCATGGAGCTGATGATGGGGCTGCTCGCGCTGCTCCAGGGGGGCGTGCTGGAGCGGCACCCGGCCCTGCGCATTGGCGCCATGGAGGCCGGCTGCGGGTGGCTCCCATACTGGGCGTGGCGCCTGGATGAGGAATATCGCGCTGTGGGTGCAGAGGTCTCCGCCACCATCCGACAGCTCCCTTCCTCGTACCTGCGCCAGCACTGCTTCGTTTCCATGGAACCGGACGAGCCGTACGTGTCTGACGTGGTGCGCCACCTCCCGGAGGACCGATTGGTATTCGGAACCGACTTCCCGCATCTGGACCACGGCGAGGATGTGCTGGGTGCGATGCTGTCCTTGCGTGACGTGATGACCGAAAGTCGTCTACGAAAGGTTCTCTGGGAAAACCCGACTCGGTTCTACGGTGTGGAACCGTGA
- a CDS encoding SagB family peptide dehydrogenase, translating into MRLSLAEGVALRCPDAEDARVEGPGRSLRLGPLAPGVRAVFESLADGGIHETEVPAAAGSDTTLAWYWLDLAGDGGLLSWTVEERGNLLLTLTPASASFLRHRAAFDAAQPLQLSRFAHTRMAEGRAVLDCPTVHATAALHDRRVVSLLFDMARPTLLARLNQFNTGIESFTLRELVRLLAETGILVPNGLDVPASEETQTALKQWEPHDLLFHLRSRGWGHQTRAGATYRFRGELPNPPALKPTVTEEVVELHRPDLEALRAGGDRSFTEVLEARRSLRGRGASPLTVKQLGDLLYRSARVRDVRTTQDGDITDRPYPGAGAVYALELYPMVGECQGLAPGAYHYDPLGHRLEKLSGPTPEFHALLDEARAPVEPFERPEVLMVVAARVPRLAWKYETLAYSLVLQDTGALVQTLYLVSTAMGLRPYALGRSDPDFFQRVAGVDGFGEASVGAFAVSGGESQDR; encoded by the coding sequence ATGAGATTGTCGCTCGCCGAAGGTGTGGCGCTGCGTTGCCCCGACGCGGAGGACGCGCGCGTGGAGGGTCCTGGCCGCTCACTGCGGTTGGGCCCGCTGGCCCCCGGTGTGCGCGCCGTCTTCGAGTCGCTCGCGGACGGAGGCATCCACGAGACGGAGGTGCCGGCCGCCGCGGGCTCGGACACGACGCTCGCGTGGTACTGGCTGGACCTGGCGGGAGACGGCGGCCTGCTGTCGTGGACGGTGGAGGAGCGCGGCAACCTGCTGCTGACGCTCACGCCCGCGTCCGCGTCGTTCCTGCGCCACCGCGCGGCGTTCGACGCCGCCCAGCCGCTGCAGCTGTCGCGCTTCGCGCACACGCGCATGGCGGAGGGCCGCGCGGTGCTGGACTGCCCCACGGTGCACGCCACCGCGGCGCTGCATGACCGGCGCGTGGTGTCGCTGCTCTTCGACATGGCCCGCCCCACGCTGCTGGCGCGGCTCAACCAGTTCAACACCGGCATCGAGTCCTTCACGCTGCGCGAGTTGGTGCGCCTCCTGGCGGAGACGGGCATCCTGGTCCCCAACGGCCTGGACGTGCCGGCGTCGGAGGAGACGCAGACGGCGCTCAAGCAGTGGGAGCCGCACGACCTGCTCTTCCACTTGCGCTCACGCGGCTGGGGCCACCAGACGCGCGCGGGGGCCACCTACCGCTTCCGCGGCGAGCTGCCCAACCCGCCCGCCCTCAAGCCCACGGTGACCGAAGAGGTCGTGGAGCTGCACCGGCCGGACCTGGAGGCGCTGCGCGCGGGCGGCGACCGCTCCTTCACGGAAGTGCTGGAGGCCCGCCGCAGCCTGCGCGGCCGGGGCGCCTCGCCGCTCACCGTGAAGCAGCTGGGAGATCTGCTCTACCGCTCCGCGCGCGTGCGCGACGTGCGCACCACGCAGGACGGTGACATCACCGACCGGCCCTACCCCGGCGCGGGCGCGGTGTACGCGCTGGAGCTCTACCCCATGGTGGGCGAGTGCCAGGGCCTGGCCCCGGGCGCCTACCACTACGACCCGCTGGGCCACCGGCTGGAGAAGCTGAGCGGCCCCACGCCGGAGTTCCACGCGCTGCTGGACGAAGCCCGCGCGCCGGTGGAGCCCTTCGAGCGGCCGGAGGTGCTGATGGTGGTGGCCGCGCGCGTGCCCCGGCTCGCGTGGAAGTACGAGACGCTGGCGTACTCGCTGGTGCTGCAGGACACGGGAGCGCTGGTGCAGACGCTCTACCTGGTGTCCACCGCGATGGGCCTCAGGCCCTACGCGCTGGGCCGGAGCGATCCGGACTTCTTCCAGCGCGTGGCGGGCGTGGACGGCTTCGGCGAGGCCAGCGTGGGCGCCTTCGCGGTGTCGGGGGGCGAGTCCCAGGACCGCTGA
- a CDS encoding BMA_0021/BMA_0022 family TOMM bacteriocin: MSKKKPESKAAPARARPVARKSTRGPEAKASVNDWQAVWMRAVALAWKEPEFEAALQKDPRQALKKRFDFDLPASIHLKVVPSTAKDAATDGTWKVNNAEVELHLPKKPADVADHAVALSSLTDTYGRSHCCGSPCC; this comes from the coding sequence ATGAGCAAGAAGAAGCCGGAGTCGAAGGCCGCGCCCGCACGGGCCCGTCCCGTGGCGCGCAAGTCCACGCGGGGCCCGGAGGCCAAGGCCTCGGTGAATGACTGGCAGGCCGTGTGGATGCGCGCCGTCGCGCTGGCGTGGAAGGAGCCCGAGTTCGAGGCGGCCCTCCAGAAGGACCCGCGCCAGGCCCTCAAGAAGCGCTTCGACTTCGACCTGCCCGCCAGCATCCACCTGAAGGTCGTCCCCTCCACCGCGAAGGACGCGGCGACGGACGGCACCTGGAAGGTGAACAACGCGGAGGTGGAGCTGCACCTACCGAAGAAGCCGGCCGACGTGGCGGACCACGCCGTGGCGCTCTCCAGCCTCACCGACACCTACGGCCGCTCGCACTGCTGCGGCAGCCCCTGCTGCTGA